Genomic segment of Sarcophilus harrisii chromosome 4, mSarHar1.11, whole genome shotgun sequence:
TAGAATTCTTGCTTTCATCTTTCAACATATCAAAAAATTGCTCCTCTTTTTGCATTTCGAGATCTGTCTCTGAACTTAGATATGACAAATGTTCTTTCAGTTTAGAATCTGAGTCTGAGATATGGATGGAATAGGTATCATTCAGGAGAGCGTAATCGGCTATGTTCGAGAGCTCACTCAGCTGATAGGGAGCTCTGTCAAGAGAGGCTGGGGGGCTCCCCGAGAAGGACAGCTCTGACATCTCTCCTTTGTCCAAGAGGCTCACGTTGTCTTTGTCCAGGTGCTCCAAGACTAAGAAATTGCAGTGATCACGAGAAATAGTCAACAGACTTTCACCAGTGACATTTTCATCATAATAACGAGAGGCCAGGAAGAACTGTTTTCTCTTGGGACTTGATGGTTCATCTGAAAGCAAAAGAAGTGCAGGGTAAAAATGTGCCTTTGGACAAGAGTCTCTGTCAACAGGCAGGCAGGTTTTGGGGTCCACGCTGGCCTTCAAAGAGACCCACCCCACTTCTGAACACTCTCAGTGGTGGGAGGGTTATTTTTTGATGCCCAGGCTAGATCTTTTGCTAATTACTAATGACTAGACCTTCCCCAactcaaatctttaaaaaagcaggaatgggggaggaggaaagtcATCATGTTACCAGAACCCTCAGCCTGTTTTATGAAGCCACAATCTCCCAGGATATCTGGTACGGTGTAAATAACAGCAAAACTGATTTGCATTTCAGCTCTTTACCTACTGGCTCCTGCCGACTTTTCAAGCAGATTAATCCTGACAATCCTTCACATGCTCTGGGCTTTTCTGCTGCTCCTCACAGGATGGTCCATTTCTATACTTCAGCACAGGCATCCCCAAAGCCAGAACTCCCTTCTTCCTCAAATCCAATTCTGAGAacccctcattttcctcaattctgATACTGGTTTTTTTGGCACATGTTCCTTCACTACTCCCCCAGCTGCATGGCATGACCTTGCATTTATTCTACCCTTCTGTATGAACAGGTTGCCTCCCCCTTCTTGGGGCTgggaatagttttatttttgtctcagtATCTGCCACATCCAGTTACAGTGCTTGGCCTGGAGGAGcagtacttaagaaatgcttagaCAAGGAAGACTCAGGCCCCAGTGACCCAGAGAGTGCAGTATTTGGTAACAGGGACTCCGGACTCCCTATTGCATAAGCAAAATGAAAAGCAGTATAGCGTGAGATTCAGACCAGCTTCTTACAAGATATATCATAATTAGCGTCAAATGAAACTAGATATAAAGGGCCGTCTAAAACCACTGGGAAAATGGAACTATGACAttaggaaaaatgtttttaagatgtgtatatttatgtatctgtacatatatctgtatctctatataaaaataagtgaataGTAATATGGAATGCTCAGAAAGGAGCAGAAGTATCAATAATTGcagaaataaatatgattaatattCTGTAGTGGCAGTCTTTGGCTAGGTAGAGGCGACACAGAGTCTGGCTGCCCTGGACACACAAACCAATCTCACATTGGCCCTGGTTTGGGCACGAGGGTCTGGCTTGGAAACTTAGTTCAGCTCCCTTTGAGCCCcgagacagaaacacagaagcAGGGCGGCCCCATCCCCTCATAAAAGTCCATCAGAATTTTTCTGTTCCAGACCACTCCTGGCCTTGGCCTAAACTAAAATGAGAAATTCTTTTTCAAGAGCTCAAGCTTCCAGTCATATGCCAAGCTCAATTCTAAATTGCTCCAAAGCATGGAGCAAAGCTTGGGGGACCTTACTGCTGCAGGAGGCGGCCCTTCTTCCACATTGTTGGGGGCCGATCAGCACTGGGCTGGAGCCAGGACACTCCCCCTTTCAAAAGCTGCCATCCTGCCCTGGGGTTTTCATCAAGCCTTTTCaccaccattttatagatcagggcTGATCACTTCCTCCTGCTGATAATACTTTCTTCTCTCACCCCTATCTCCTGGGTTCTCCTCCCAGCTGGATCCCCCTCCAGATCACAACTCTAACGGTAGGTGTAGGTGTTCCCCAGAACCCTGGGCTGggccctcttctctccctcttcctactTGACTGAGTGATCTCTTTGGTTGCCCTGGATTTGATTACCATCTTTGTGCTGaggattctcaaatctatcttttctgccccaatctttctgcTGACCTCAAATCTCCCTACAttctttcagacatctcaaagtGGATATGCAGCTGAtgtcttaaactcaacatgtctaaagcagaactcattttcttctgtcacccccaccccctttcctatTATTGTGGAGAGAAACACCTTCCTATCAGGCCCTCAGACTCCCAATCTAGAAGTTATTTTGGACTTCCCCACTCTCTCTCACTCTGATCCTTGTCCAAGTTATTGCTAAAGTCTGTAAAACTTTGCCACATCTCCAGTGGATTTCACCTCTGCTATATCTCCAGTGGATCTCACCTCTGCCACATCTCTAGAGGATTTCACCTCTGCTACATTTCAAGTGGATTTTACCTGTTCTATCTCCAGTGGGTTTCACCTCTGCCACATCTCTAGCAGATTtcacctcttcctttctccctcctgtaAGGCCTTtccctcctctgacactgccCCTTCCCTACTGTAGCCCTTGGTCACCTCATACCTTGATTACTGCAATGTCCTGGCGATGGCTCTGCTGGCCCTCAGTCTCTTCCCCACTCCCTATCTTCCAGGACTGACCATGTCACCCCCTACTCAATTGCTTCCAGGAGCAAAGACAAAGTGCTTTGGTATTCCAACCGTTTTCTAACCTGCCCCTCCCACCTCTCCAGGCTTCTCACACCTTATTCCCGGCCAtgtcctcttcctccctcctggCTGGTCCACAACCAAGGCTGTCCACCTGTTTTCTCTGCTTCCTACGCTCTCCCTCTTCTGTTCCAAccactgacctccctggcttcctttatgtCATAGTTAAAATTCCACCTCATCTccttttaattccagtgccttccctctgtagATTACTTCTTACTTATTCATGTATCATTCCCTGGAATCGtgctttgtgtgtatgtgtttgcacGTTGTCTCCCCTGTTAGACTGTGAGTTTGCTGAGGTAAGGCACCGCCTTTGGGCCTCTTCTTGCATCCCCAATGCTTTTCACAGTGCCTGCAGGGCACACAGTAGGTTTTTCATGAACGTTAACGACTGATTGCACGAATACCTGCTGTGACGGAATAAATACTACTCTGGGAGTAAGAAATGATGGAGGGGCTTCAGAGCCTGCGTGCAAGACAAGAAGCGTGTGAGAGCGAGTTCCCGGGACCACTGTACTGGCCCTAAGGAAACAACAGGAAGGGCTCGGAGAGCAAAGGGAGGGGCATGGTCCATGGGCATGGTCCACGTGGAAGTTTGTTTCCGCAAACACGTCTCCCCCCTCGAGGGGGGGGGAGGTGGGAGTGTGGGGGAAGAGAAGTGAAAACAAAGACACTTTCCCCTCATTCAGGAAACCCATGCTAAGAACTCTCCGAATGCCCGATTGCTGGACCCCTCAACCCAAGCAGAAACGCAGCCACAAGCCTGATGATCCGCCCTGACTCTGCCGGAGAAGGTTACCTCCATTCACTTCCATGCCTCCAGATCTGGAGGAGCCCAAGCAGCCGGACAGGGCGAAGAGGAGGAAAAGGCCGCGATAGCCGGACACTTGGTCCAGCACCCCCAGCGGGCCCACCTGACCCGGAGAAGGGGTGGGGTCGGAAGTAGCTGCGCCCTCACCAGGGTTGGGAGGGGCAAGGAGGAGGGAGGCGGGACCCTCttggtggggggaggggcggCGTCCGTTGAGCGGGGGGAGGGGCGGCAGCCGTTACCCGAGGTTCCAGGGGGCGCCACTTGGGCCGGCTGGACCCTGGGGGGACGGTGAAGGGGGCAGCTGGGGAGAGGTTTCCTTCTGGGACAGGGAAGCTGGGGGACCACTTGTGGGAGAGCTGGGCGCCCCGCCAGTTGCCGGGGGGGCGCTGGCTGCTGGGGAGAAGTGGGGAAGGGGCGGGCGCGGCTCCCGGGGATGCCGGGCTTTGGGGTGCCAGTCTCTGGGAGGTGACGGGGCTTGGAAGCAGTATCGGGTAAGGAGGTTTCGAATACTGGGGGCGTTCAGTGGGCGGAGgctgggagagaggagggagcGGAGCGCCATACGCTGAGGGGCCTCGGCGGGCGGCTCGCGGGGCGCCCCCGCCGCCGCCTCTCCTTCACCGCCCGGCGCACTCACCCGGCGCCGGCGCCCGCGCCCGCGAAGCTTGCTCGGCGACCGCCGCCGCCGCGGCCGCCACTTCCCGCCGCCGCCTTCGTCCCGGCTCTGGGCCGCTAGAAAGCGTGGGCTGTCGGCCACGCCCCCTAGACCTGGAGCGACCCTCCATTGGTAGCCAGGAGGGAGTCGCGACCCCACGATTGGCTGAGGTAAGCGCCAATCGTCAAGTGGCGGTGACCGCCTCGTGCGGCGCCTGCGCAATCGGAGGGAGCGTGCCCCCCCACGGAGCCCGCGGGAGAGCGCAGGCGCACAAGTAGCGGGGCCTGCTTTGTTGCCGAGGGCACGACACGTGCCGCGTGGTGGAGGAGGAGCGCTCCCGAGAGTGTGTGAAAACGAGATTTATTTGCGAGGCTCAGCTGCGGTCCGGCACCTCCCCCCCCGCCTGCCCCCAGCCGCGCCTCCCGGTCCCTGCATAAACGTGCCCTCCCTCCCTCGGTGTTGGACGGCGGTCGGGACTCAAAGGGGACGCGCCGAGCGCGGGGCGGATGCTTCGGAGGGAGGGGCACGGGCTACTCTCCTCGTGGCCCCTCATTTCCTTTGTGACAGGGCTCCGAGCTTCCGAGAAAGGCTCCCATGGAGCGCGCTCCTCGTGTGGGCCAGACATAGTCCCGCCATTCACCGGGCCAGGCTGGGAGGtctcccctcccccgccctccCGGCCGCGCCCCGCCCTCCCGGCCGCGCCCCGCCCTCCCGGCCGCGCCCCGCCCTCCCGGCCGCGCCCCACCTCCCAGCCGCCCCTCCCTCCCGGCCGCCCCCCTCCCGCCGCGCCCCTCCTCCCGGCCGCGCCCCTCCCGGCCGCGCCCTCCTCCCGGCCGCCCTCCCCGGCCGCCCCCCTCCCGGCCGCGCCCCCCCTCCCGGCCGCGCCCTCCTCGCCGCGCCCCTCCCGCCGCGCCCCGCCCTCCCGGCCGCGCCCCGCCCTCCCGGCCGCGCCCCGCCGCTGCTACAATGGCCTCTGTCAGGGCCCTTGCCCTCGGCTCTTCCCCCTTCGTTCTCTGCAAGGCAGTTAAACGGGCGGACGTTTCTCAGCCGTGGGTCTGACCAGGGCACTGGCACAGGGCAGTGCGACCAAGTTTGAGGAGGAGGGGAGTGAGGGCCCCAGAGGATGGAGCGGGATCTCTCCGCCGGGCTCCCCCTCAGCCCTGCTGGCTGCCAGAACCAGGCCCTGAGCCAGAGTCCCGGGCGGGGGGGAGGCGTCAGAAGCCCACGCGGTGGGAGAGCCCGGCGCGGCTCTGAGGGCCGGGTCCCAATACTGGCTCTTCGGCCTCAGCGACCTTGTTTAGCCTGAATCTCCTCCTCTCTAAGATGAAGGGGTTGGGCCATAGACAACCAAGGCCGCCTCTGACTCCTGATTTGTGAGCCTCTCTCCCGCCCACCGCCTGACACTCTCTGAAATTCCCCATTGAGCCTTTCTCATGGACAatattccatctctccctccttcccctgtaGCTCCCTTCACTGTTGAGCTCACGGGACGCCTGCCTTGTGGctgttctccttcccctcccccaggttCTCGGCATTCTATTCCCCCCTCCTCCACTTGCTTCatgttttatatacttttaagttGAATTGTCCGACTGGCTGGGATTTCCTTCCTGTGGAACGTAAGCCCCCCAGGCAGGAAGGGTTTGTTGTTGTATTGTTCACCTTCCAACCCAGTCCTTGGGTCCATGGTCAGGAGGTGTTTAAGGTGTCCGAAGGAGACAATTCTCTGTTTTTGATAGGATTAGTGACTGGGTTTTCCCTAAAGGACAGTGGGGGAATTGCTGACTTTTTCCAGACTGCTCTTTGGCAAAGTTATCCTTTCCCCAAATGCTGAGACATATGGAAAATTTGCAATCGAAGAAACAAGTTCACTATCCTGGAAGCAGCTGGTGATGCAGGGGGGAGCGCAAATCTAGCCTCCAACACTTACTGTGTGGctccagtctcagtttcttccactataaaatagggataattatagcacctacacTTCTCAGGGTGCTTGTGagcagaaaaggagagaatatttgtaaaaaggcTCTTAGCGCACTTAACTAGGCACATAAGTGCTTAATTCACTTCCCTGTTTAAATGTTCTTttgatcattaaatatttttattttaaaaatactttggaagaaaaaaataatcttaaaatcagaaaaacttaaTCTTAAGATAGTACTTTACAATCCACTAAAAtgtcaaaaagtatttttaaaaggcttgGTCCAAGGTTGGCAAGGCTATTGAGGAAAAAAGCTCCCTCCAATCCTGTGCCAGTCGGACGGAACTGGGCCATATTGTTAGAGGCGACACGATGCAGTGGGAAGTACAGTGGATTTGGGAGCTGAGAATCTGAGTGTGAATTCTTGCTCTGCCCCATATAGCTGTAGGACCAGTTTCCTCAGCAGTAAAATGAGGCACTCGGAGTCAGTCTGTACGGTCCCTCCCAGTTTGACATCTCAGAATTCAATTCTTGTTCATTCCAGCAATTGTGCCTTGTTAGGAGTTATGGGAATCGGGTCTTTTCTTGGCCCTGTTTTTTGGCTTCTGTTGGCTTATGAGTTGGTTGACAGTTTGAAATAGTCAAGAATATTTTGGCAGCGCTGTGAGGAGAGACATTTAAAACCCTCCAAtcttaggaggaggaggagtaaaaCCCTTAGTAGTAATAAAACCCTCCATGTAGGATCTCCCTCGGCCAAGACAGATGGAGATGGTAACCCTTCTGACTTGTAGGTAAGCTGGTCCCAGGAGACCAGCTGATGGCTCAGCTTATGGCTGAAGGCACAGAACTAAAGGCCATAAAGCTAGGGGAATCTCAGGGAGAGTTTTGGGACCCCGATCCCTATATCATGCTGCCTCTATGaaggattaaaggaaaaaaaattgatgaaaaatgGACAAAATGCAATTTAACTGTTCAattattgggggggggagagaccaTCTTAGTGAACACAATCTTAGGATGAGAGATTTCATGTGACTTACTCAAGTCCAGCGAATTTTTCATGACTAGTGAATGTCTGAAGGTAGGAACTGAACTGTCTCTTCCTGCTCTAACCACCAAGCAGCTTTGCtcctttaaatcatttttttttatcaccaacTTTCAAATTCAGACATCTCTTTAACATTCTAAAGCAGTGGAAGAGAAGGGTTTTTAGACAGTTTAAGGAACTAAATACTGTCAAGAGCCCCTGGTGCTGTGAGGTTTTGTTTGCACTTGGAAACAGTTTATTTCAAGTATGGTTTCAGAAATCGGTGTCGACTCCTATGAAGCAAACCACTCAGCGTTCAGTCTTGAAAACTGGCGAACAAAGTGGAAATAACATAAATAccggattgttttatttttaacattgcAATTcccttttgtaaatttttttgcaacattacATCCTTTAAAAGAAGTGAACTTCAATTCCCAATATAAGgattaaataatacaaataaaaagctatcatctTCAGTGAAGCTATTGCCCATTtactctgaaataaaatattcttacgattgaactgatgcaaaaaaaaaaaaaaaccctttcgcAAGCCTTCCTTTGTTGTCTGTGAAGAGTCTCGTAAGGTCACTTTTGCTTGGACGATGACCATCTTCTCGTTTCCGGTGAAGGAGTTTTGCTCGGTAATGGCTTATGGCTCCACAGTGCTTTGTGTATGAAAAGCGGAGAATTAGGCTACTACTACTCAAGTCCCCTTCCAGAttgcccttccttccttccctcccaattTTTCAGAAGATGCAATAAAAAAGCAAGTCCCAATTTCCCCCCAAACATAAAATGGCGGATTGCGCCTCCCCGGCCCGCCAAATGGCGATCTCCGGGCGGAGGCCGAATCCGGCCCGGAACCAAGGGCGTTGGGGGGCGGGCGGGGGGAGGCGGGAGGCGCCTCGGAGGGAGCTCCTGTTGGGGGGGCCGCTTGGCTTTCATCTTTCCACCGCCACCATGCCGTTTTCCCTCCAGTTCCCGCTTTGCAGTGCCGGCGAAGCTGGAAAAAGAGCCAGGGCTGGGACGGGGGCCCGGGGAGGGGCAGGACTCCTGCAcctggggatgggggggaggggaagggcccgggtgggggaggggaggcggcAGGACTCCTGCAcctggggatgggggggggggggggtgggggaggggaggcggcAGGACTCCTGCAcctggggatgggggggaggggaagggcccgggtgggggaggggaggcggcAGGACTCCTGCAcctggggatgggggggaggggaagggcccgggggtgggggaggggaggcggcAGGACTCCTGCacctggggatgggggagaggggaagggccAGCGGTAGCGGCAAAGCTCGCGCTGCCCGTTCTCGAGTTTCCTGCGATCTCAGATCTAGGGCCGGGAAGGAGGGCGGAGCTAAATCCTGGCTCCTTCGCAAAGTGGAACCAAGGGAGTCTCGTGCAGAGAGGTTCGGGGACGGCCGGGAGAATCTCCTCGGCTCTCTGGCCTTCGTCCGCCAAATGACCGTGGGCCCGGGTTTGCGCTGGGGGCATAATGGCGTCCGCCTCCCCGGTGACATTTTCGTCTTCTGGAGGCTCTCAGtggccccccccccctccaattcCTCCATTGGAATGGaaactcctcgagggcagggaaCTGCTGTTCCCAGTTACTAACAGGGTCCGGCATGGAACAAGCACTTGGTCCAGCCGTCTAGTCCATCCTTCCTTCAGCTACGTACCCagcctcttttcctctccctcttttctcgcACCTTGCGGCTGTTTCCCTCTCCTTCTAATACCTGTGACGCAGGGAACCTGCGGGCAACACTGATGTCTTCCCAGGAGACCAGACTTTTTGCCTATTCCCAGAGATGAGGAGCAAAGGCAGCCGTGCGTCCGTTTATCATTAAAGCAAAGAGCTGCCCAACTGAGATCTGTCTTTTTGGAAAAACTCCTAGCGGCTGAGGGACATGTGTCTCCTTCGGGGCTAGTGAAGCCCCACTGTCTCCTGGCGGGTGGTTTTCCCGGAGGAAATCTCCATGCACTCTTCATCCACATGACTCGAACCCTCATCACCTCAGTCTGGGCTAGGCAAGAGTTGCCATCCTCCTCTCTGCCTCTAAAGAGATTTTCCTGATGGGAAGATCTGACCTTGTGATACTCCCCAGATAAAACTCCcttggctccctatcacctccagggcTGAATATAAAGCCCTCCACTGGCATGTAAAACTCTGCATCATCTCTTAAGCTTCCAAGCTCCATCCCCCGCACTCTATTTTATGCCCCTCCACTTACTCTCTGCTCAGGCAGGTTGCCCCCTCCTGGTCCTCGGGAAGCTCCTCCCctgtccctctcccccccccctcccccatctcggAATCCTGGGTTTCCTCGATTTAAGCATTTCCCTCCTGCATGAAGCTGCTTCCAAACCCCAATCTCAGCTTGGAGCAAACTAACCTGCGACCACCGGTCTCTGCTGGTCACCTGCCTGAGGGCAGGCAAGGCCAGGTTCGCCATTGTCTCTAGCCCCAGAACCTGGCCCAGACCAGCGCTTAGTAGCTGCCGGTGCTTTGATCCTGAGCACAGAACCTTTCACTCTGCCTGGGCATCATGAGGTGGATTTTATTTGCAAGCCCTCGAAGCACCTTCCCAGCAAGAGCCAGGGCTTACCTCCGGGGTCCTTcatttttcacttaatatttccATACAGGGAGGCCTGGTTCAAGTCTGGTTTCTGACCCATGCTGACCATGTGGCCCTGGATAGGTCACTTAGTGTCCCGGGCAACCAAGAGACGTTGCAGAACAACCAATGGCCCACACTGGCAGATGGGGGGCCCCTACCCCATGAAATCTCCAGCCTGGCGCCCCCTCTCTCCCATCCCCACTGGTCCTCTACTAGATACATCCTTCCTGAATCTCTTCCTGCGTCAGTCAACAAGCAGTAAGCCCTCCCTGGGCTGCCCGGGGGCTTCCTCCCAGGGATGACACGAATGGCAGTTTGGCCCCTTAAGGGGTCCAGGAGTCGTGCCCCTCAAGCCAGGGCCCCGGGCTGGGCCCCTCTGGGCTACCCCCCCACCTCTTTGGTTTGCTTTCTGCTTTCAGCTCATCCTCCACCCGCTCTGCGTTCTCAGCAGCTGACTTGTAGCGAGATACCTGCCCCTCTAACCGTATGACCTGAGGGGGAAAAACCAACCTGAGGTCTCGAGGCCCACCGGAGGGAGCCCCTTTATTCTGTGTGGGCTTTATGCAGGCCTTTGCTGGGGCCCCCGCGTCCTGACCAGTGCCCGCATTTTAGACAGGCCCCGACATGGGAGTCGACCATCTAGGAGTCGACCAATCAGTCTCCTGAGTGAGCTGGGGCATTCTGGGAGAAGTCTCCATAGGTGGGTGAAGTGTCAGGGTCAGAGGGCAGAGAGGCAGGGGAGAGGGCAGTGCGTGAATCCCTCTCCTCCAAAGTATGGGAGCAGCCAGGTCCTGGTGAGCCTGAGCCTGGCAGGGGGAGgggcaagagagagggggaggggcgagagagagacagagagacaaagagacagagagagagagacagagagagacagagacagagagaaagagagaggagagagacacagagagagacagagacagagagagacagagacagagagagacagagacagaaacagagacagagagaaagagacagagattttgtgtgtatgtgttggagAGCAATGTCCCTCAGACAAAAGGGCTGAGGACCCAGTGTAACCTTTAAATGTTCCAGCCAGCTCCATCTATGGCCAGATGTGTGGATTAGCAACTTGGGCTCTgtaaacatttcctagctgtttCCTATTAGTTTTGTTAGTAAAAGCTCTTTGGAAATTTGTCTGGCTGGAACGTGTGAGGGGAAGGCTGTTCTGCCTTCTCCCACATAACTGGGCAGAGGGGAGGGGGGCCACCCCTCTAGCCCCTTCCCCGTGGCAGCTGCTCTGGGGCACCGATGGGGCCAGGTCCTCTTCTGGTGGCTCTACTGAAGGGGATTCCCTCACTGGACTCTGATGGTGACTAACGGTGACCATCCTCCCCCAGGGGACCCGGCTCCTGGACCGCCACCTCCTGGAGATGTATTTCTggctaaaatatattttcacaaaaGGAAACTGTCCTATTTTCTCGGCTCTTTCAGGCTGACGGAGGCCAGAGCCGGCCCGACCGTCCCGCTCCGCACACACACGTACGTTCTGCTCCAACGCAGTTATCTCCTGCTCAGACTTGGCAAGTTTAAATTTGAGGTCACTGATCTGTCTGTTGGCGTCCCCTGCGGGAAGAGAAAGAAACCATGTTAACCCCATAGAACTTATAGTCGGTCGGCCCCCCTGCTTCCCTGGGGCCCACGTTTGTTTCCGGGTCAGAGTGACCTCTGATTCTAGAACCGGCGGATGCGAGTGCGGGGGCTGGACGTCGGGGACCCCAGGGGCCTCTGGGGGCAGGGAAGTGATGCATCCTGCAGGCACCAGGTGAGGCCGGGGCTGGCTGATTCTAAGTCAGAccctctttccattatatttttgttgttccatTGTTACggtgactctttgtgacactgTTTTGGGGCTttgtgtagagggccacagatagtgggggaactctgggtgaggtataagacccttctgccccttcagcccagagggaacctgctgacaatgtctggtctGGCTTCCCCCTCCCTTTGGTGCTCTCCCccccctgagaagtcaggaaaagGTGAGAACACACCCTCCCTGCCTTCTCAGGAAAAGGTGAGAACACCAACGGATCTATAGATCCATCATCTTCAGGCAGATGGTCCCATTTTCCAAAATAGAACCTGGGACTCATTATGAAGAAAGCAAGAGGGAGCCGTCTCCCCAGTCTGGGAGGCTCTGGTAGCCGTCCCTGAACATCATATAGGGATCACGTCCTCCCACTGTCCAAGGAGAGATTTCCCATGGAAGAGTTTGTGAAGGATTGTTCTGTCTGCAGGGTCTCCGTGTGCATTACAGTTTCCCTGTTGGATTTGCTGAGTGGGCTAATCTGATTACTTTTTGTTCACACAGCGGTACCCCAAGGACATGCCCAGGGCCTGGAGAACTTCTTATAAAACAAGGCCCAGCCAAGTTTGGCTGCCCAGAAGATACTCTAAGTCAGGGATTCTTTCTCAACTGCAAGGCCTTTTTTGAGGGGCCCAGAACTCTCCTTTAAAACTTCCAAGAGCTCAAGAGCAACCCGATCCCACAGACAGGGATTTTAGCTAAAGAAAAACCGCTATTTACTTTGTAGATCAAGTACGTGGATATCTGTCCCATTTTCCAAGATGTCTTCTTCAGACCTCACATTTTCTAGCTTGCCgttcttctgtctctcttccagctgccctttcagttttttaatctgaaaaaccCCAAATCCATCCATTAATTTTTTCATATCAAAATTCAATCAACACACTTGAGATTCAATAAAAAAGATAGGTAAGTTTAGTGTATCCAATCCAGAGCCAAATTGGTCAATCTTGCTACGATAGGACTTAATAACTAGTTTCACTTCCAGATTTCATGGAACTCAGTTCAATCTAACATGCTACAAGCTTGGAAAAACTATAAATTAATGTAGCCCCAGAATTTGTCTTTTATAAATAAAGCCAATCAATATTCTTCTTAAGATTCGGTACAACAAAGGAAAtcttctctctgaatctctggCCACAGATGAAGACTCActctggggagggaggggggagagccTATTAGCAAAGCTGATTGAACGAAATCCTCATAAATTGGAGAGTGAATAAAATAGTCTGGTTTGCCTGTGATACTGAGGGGGTTATGGATCCGCCACGCACTTTATTTACTAAGCAGAGGACCATGAGACGGGCCCCTTTGAGCCCCCACCCCTGTAGATAATGTGTCTAAtcatgatatacatatatgtgggtataGACATTCACACGTGTACATAtccacacacagacacatgcTTTGCATTAACTACGATCCCTTGGTAGAAATCCCAGCTTCTGCAAAGAAATCTGCTGCTCAATTATAGATCGGTCACTGAAGGACACCTTTGCTAAGATGTAGGGAAGGGACCTTTGCCCTTTTGTGTAGAGGCTTAATTTGGCCATTGGAGATGGGGCTCGGAGTTCCCACGTCTCAAGTCCAAGCCACGTGACTGGCTGGTCTGTACACATTGAGTGCTCGGATGATATTGGATGCTGAGGGCATCCAAACGATAGTCCAGAGCAGGACGGGGGAGCACAGGCCTTGTGCTGAACAGGAACCTGGGGGGCTTTGTTAGGGCAACATCC
This window contains:
- the LOC116423676 gene encoding leucine-rich repeat flightless-interacting protein 2-like; translation: MFGNVLPPHPVCDSIHRDIRLKNLVDERECLLEQIKKLKGQLEERQKNGKLENVRSEEDILENGTDIHVLDLQRDANRQISDLKFKLAKSEQEITALEQNVIRLEGQVSRYKSAAENAERVEDELKAESKPKRWGGSPEGPSPGPWLEGHDSWTP